From one Enterococcus sp. DIV2402 genomic stretch:
- a CDS encoding SDR family oxidoreductase, with the protein MKDVVLLTGAGQIGMAIARRVGYGKKIVIADKNIENAKLIGETMRNAGFDVEVWTTDIASRKSIQKLIVHAQTYGEITMLINAAGVSPSQASIETILNVDLYGTAVLLEEVGKVIKKNGVGVTISSQSGYRMPALGEAIDQKLALTPTEELLDLDFLQPAVISDSLHAYQLAKRCNVKRVMAEAIKWGAKNARINSISPGIIVTPLAIDEFNGERGEFYKNMFAKSPAKRPGTADEVANMAELLMSERGSFITGADFLIDGGATAAYFYGAL; encoded by the coding sequence ATGAAAGATGTAGTTCTTTTAACAGGTGCTGGTCAAATTGGAATGGCAATAGCTAGAAGAGTAGGTTATGGTAAAAAAATTGTCATTGCAGATAAAAACATTGAGAATGCAAAGCTAATTGGTGAAACGATGAGGAATGCCGGTTTTGATGTTGAAGTTTGGACAACTGATATTGCTTCAAGAAAGTCAATTCAAAAATTGATTGTTCATGCACAAACATATGGTGAAATTACTATGCTGATTAATGCGGCAGGAGTATCACCAAGCCAGGCATCCATTGAGACTATTTTAAATGTTGATTTATATGGAACAGCAGTATTATTAGAAGAAGTAGGCAAAGTTATCAAAAAAAATGGCGTCGGTGTCACCATTTCTAGCCAATCTGGTTATCGAATGCCTGCATTAGGTGAAGCCATAGATCAGAAATTGGCACTTACGCCTACGGAAGAACTTTTAGATTTGGATTTTTTACAGCCAGCTGTTATTAGTGATAGCTTACATGCTTATCAGTTAGCTAAGCGCTGTAATGTCAAACGCGTTATGGCAGAAGCAATCAAGTGGGGAGCAAAAAATGCCAGAATTAATTCTATTTCACCAGGAATAATCGTTACTCCTTTAGCAATAGATGAGTTTAATGGTGAGAGAGGAGAGTTTTATAAAAATATGTTTGCTAAAAGCCCAGCAAAAAGGCCAGGAACAGCAGATGAAGTAGCAAATATGGCAGAATTGTTAATGAGTGAAAGAGGAAGCTTTATCACAGGAGCTGATTTTTTGATTGATGGAGGTGCAACTGCGGCATATTTTTATGGTGCATTATAG
- a CDS encoding LysR family transcriptional regulator produces the protein MEIRLLRYFLAIASEENISKAAKLLDITQPTLSRQLKQFEKSLGMKLFYREKNKMRLTESGQLLKSKAEEIVFLSDRMEQEFLNRKETVLDGTIMIGCVEADNSDTIAMFLEEMIRQYPNVRFSIFSGTSDTIIERLDKGLLDIALLLEPISAEKYEKIIFPRKERWGLLVSSESLLAEKTTISVNELIDIPLLCSSRLEIQTMIQSWLPLENQKLNIVGTFNLIFNVFSLVENKVGSALTIEGAITNRKNENMKFLPIIPEIQTNCVLIWKKNNLLTPTIYNFIDRIKKAFES, from the coding sequence ATGGAGATCAGACTATTACGATATTTTTTAGCAATTGCTTCAGAAGAAAATATCTCAAAAGCAGCAAAATTATTAGATATTACTCAGCCAACCTTGAGTCGTCAACTAAAACAATTCGAGAAATCGTTAGGTATGAAATTATTTTATAGAGAAAAAAATAAAATGCGTTTAACTGAATCAGGCCAATTATTAAAAAGCAAAGCAGAAGAAATTGTTTTTCTCAGTGATCGTATGGAACAAGAGTTTTTAAATAGAAAAGAGACTGTACTAGACGGCACAATTATGATTGGTTGCGTCGAAGCTGATAATTCAGATACTATCGCAATGTTTTTAGAAGAAATGATCAGGCAATATCCAAATGTTCGTTTTTCAATTTTTAGTGGTACAAGTGACACTATTATAGAGCGGTTAGATAAAGGATTATTAGATATCGCACTATTATTAGAACCCATCTCAGCGGAAAAATATGAAAAAATTATTTTTCCTAGAAAAGAAAGATGGGGATTGTTGGTATCATCTGAATCACTATTAGCAGAAAAAACAACTATTTCTGTGAATGAACTCATAGACATTCCTCTGCTTTGTTCTTCGCGTTTGGAAATTCAAACAATGATTCAATCATGGTTACCTTTAGAAAACCAAAAGTTAAATATTGTAGGAACGTTCAATCTTATTTTTAATGTGTTTTCATTAGTTGAAAATAAAGTTGGCTCGGCATTGACCATTGAAGGAGCAATTACAAATCGAAAAAATGAAAATATGAAATTTTTACCTATTATTCCTGAGATTCAAACGAATTGTGTTCTTATTTGGAAAAAAAATAATTTGTTAACGCCGACAATTTATAATTTTATTGATCGAATAAAAAAGGCATTTGAGTCATAA